A stretch of the Nematostella vectensis chromosome 1, jaNemVect1.1, whole genome shotgun sequence genome encodes the following:
- the LOC5517471 gene encoding fibronectin type III domain-containing protein, producing MHFFLCIVLLVAGCISPVSASPPIIEALLPEGNLDAPSQVKAMDEDGFTLECRASGKTPITMYWEKDGKLLAELEFKYEIITDKQKGVSKLKVQIPRPSQDNGNFQCFAENAEGKVFSRKIRVVVTYIGKFTNQDENYVEEKQVTVGQPFMLKCPERNTKYPQFGASYYWGNKDSTTNTINLLPQSSNIAMTQNGNLVFLYVTEADLKTIDDWGRGAKNGTIQCNVQAGTTTYTSHKFLLKQVGTDNSPLKPVFVQDGEPKTLESAIQGKSKALFCVAQMSPAPNNAIRWVRVDSVTNDKLPIVDGKNGFSIPEDKSGRNLIISQVSKEQHEGVYQCIVENNQGKTESQLSQLKVFVPPGWIVKPPPKMNIPMYGGAVLLCEAFGDPTPAYGWYVNGSKIVNSQHLIVTNNKLTFKAVELYEHAGIYQCVAENDYGMVVSTTVVEIDARKPGIIGFGPFYIFKDTKGEIKCDSNAAPAANHVWSKDDQVLSISGRYSLGPGNSLVITPVQQNDEGKYTCKATNLLGTDTKSNDATVYERTKITVRPDASVELIKGKPTDFRCQATADPRLMNILKYKWLKDGTELQYTENINWIPNQLRLKLSEADIDDGAVYTCVAYTDDKLKYSEDRASSIANVQGVPFPPSNLTITNCYNLTTVITWVPGSSTGKPITHYQIEQESEFEAGVWQILKKVDDPKSTSLQLQLTPWAKLRFRMRAVNSVGPSRASLPTPVGACETKVSRPTMVPKNFRGVPGKANELDAAWTPLTKLEQNAPGCKYVLKYRKSGAKDWQKVTIDNPSTAKYSILNPGYYELWEFMIYATNDIGDGPQSDIIKSRSGQDAPKDKPKNLKKGVVTARTVSLTWDRVTVDRGSVDGYISYHWFKTIETQNDQETPVRTRRRREIPVGAQTYKLNATSQPSQSGTVRGLTPFSSYTLVLKAFNSGGEGPESDAITFDTNEDVPGIVADVDVTPFAKYIFAQWGPPLESNGVLLGYAIAAVKHTQGQPDPPMNSVKFTELGTNKLEHLFEDVEQESHYIIYLKAKTRIGYGPVYTERVDTIKPSAPAKPRAPFVVGYETDSVNVTFLFGKTKGGYPTEFKVKYRNKASSDNSYKETSWSNHFEKRWVIVGGLSQDLYEFITVGRNDLGESIDSPPADGRPVPYVGVGQRATPLHKSTWFIVLLVLIALLLLFVVIVVLYRKRGGAKYQVGKREKERAGMLDQMPDEEDNIEMAGRGDDNPPPYSDGSIGRGSDDDKDSLDDYGEGPQFKEDGSFIEEYGDDKKKLTDGKNDKNAAATFV from the exons ATGCATTTCTTTCTATGCATTGTCTTGTTAGTAGCAGGCTGTATAAGTCCAG TTTCCGCCTCTCCGCCAATAATTGAGGCCCTGTTACCGGAAGGGAATTTAGATGCACCATCACAAGTGAAGGCAATGGATGAAGATGGCTTCACGTTAGAGTGCAGGGCATCTGGTAAAACACCCATAACAATGTATTGGGAGAAGGATGGAAAGTTGTTGGCAGAACTGGAATTCAAATATGAAATAATCACAGATAAACAAAAAGGTGTTAGCAAGTTGAAAGTCCAGATTCCTCGCCCTTCCCAAGATAATGGGAACTTCCAGTGCTTTGCAGAGAATGCTGAAGGAAAGGTGTTCAGCCGAAAGATTCGTGTAGTTGTTACTT ACATTGGGAAGTTCACAAATCAGGATGAGAATTATGTGGAAGAGAAACAAGTGACAGTTGGCCAACCTTTCATGCTGAAGTGTCCTGAGAGGAACACAAAATATCCTCAGTTTGGTGCGAGCTACTACTGGGGTAACAAGGACAGCACAACAAACACCATCAATCTACTGCCACAGTCTTCGAACATTGCCATGACACAGAATGGAAACCTGGTCTTCTTGTATGTTACTGAAGCTGATCTTAAAACCATTGATGATTGGGGACGAGGAGCTAAGAATGGCACGATTCAGTGCAACGTTCAAGCCGGGACAACAACTTATACATCTCACAAGTTCCTGCTCAAGCAGGTTGGGACAG ATAATTCCCCTCTCAAGCCAGTCTTTGTACAGGATGGTGAGCCCAAAACCCTTGAGAGTGCCATCCAAGGGAAATCAAAAGCCTTGTTCTGTGTTGCTCAAATGAG CCCTGCGCCGAACAATGCTATTCGTTGGGTCCGTGTGGATAGTGTGACAAATGACAAGTTGCCAATTGTAGATGGCAAAAATGGTTTCTCCATTCCTGAAGACAAGTCTGGTCGTAATCTTATCATTTCACAAGTCTCCAAGGAGCAGCATGAAGGAGTTTATCAGTGCATTGTTGAGAACAACCAGGGCAAGACAGAGTCCCAGTTGAGCCAGCTCAAAGTATTTG TGCCCCCGGGTTGGATTGTCAAAccccccccaaaaatgaatatacccatGTATGGAGGGGCTGTCCTGCTTTGTGAGGCATTTGGTGATCCAACTCCAGCCTACGGCTGGTATGTCAATGGATCAAAGATTGTCAACTC ACAACACCTTATAGTTACAAACAACAAGCTGACATTCAAAGCAGTTGAGTTATACGAGCATGCCGGTATCTACCAGTGTGTAGCAGAGAATGACTATGGCATGGTGGTCTCAACAACTGTTGTTGAAATTGATG CCAGAAAACCAGGCATCATAGGCTTTGGTCCGTTCTACATCTTTAAAGACACCAAGGGTGAAATTAAGTGTGACTCAAATGCCGCTCCTGCCGCCAACCATGTATGGAGCAAGGACGACCAGGTTTTGTCTATTTCTGGGCGCTACTCACTTGGCCCTGGAAACTCACTTGTGATCACTCCAGTGCAGCAAAATGATGAAGGAAAATACACTTGCAAGGCAACCAACCTCTTGGGCACTGATACCAAATCAAATGATGCTACTGTTTATG AGAGGACAAAAATCACTGTAAGGCCAGATGCAAGTGTGGAATTGATAAAAGGCAAGCCCACAGACTTTCGCTGTCAGGCGACTGCAGATCCACGGCTCATGAATATCCTGAAATACAAATGGCTAAAGGATGGTACTGAACTGCAGTACACAGAGAACATCAATTGGATCCCAAACCAGCTAAGATTAAAGCTATCGGAAGCtgatattgatgatggtgCCGTCTATACCTGTGTGGCTTATACGGATGACAAGCTGAAGTACTCAGAGGACAGGGCTTCCTCTATTGCTAATGTCCAAG GTGTGCCTTTCCCGCCATCCAACCTCACCATCACAAACTGCTACAACCTGACAACTGTCATTACCTGGGTGCCTGGCTCATCCACCGGCAAACCAATCACCCATTACCAGATTGAGCAGGAATCTGAATTTGAGGCTGGGGTGTGGCAAATCCTGAAGAAAGTAGATGACCCCAAAAGTACCTCACTACAGCTGCAGCTAACTCCATGGGCCAAACTAAGGTTCCGTATGCGTGCTGTGAACAGTGTTGGGCCAAGCAGGGCTAGTCTGCCGACACCTGTGGGAGCATGTGAGACAAAGGTTTCCA GACCCACAATGGTACCAAAGAACTTCCGTGGAGTTCCTGGCAAAGCTAATGAGTTGGATGCTGCCTGGACG CCTTTGACCAAGCTTGAACAGAATGCACCTGGATGCAAATATGTCTTGAAATACCGTAAATCTGGTGCTAAAGACTGGCAAAAAGTCACTATTGATAACCCTTCAACCGCCAAGTATTCCATCCTAAATCCTGGCTACTACGAGCTTTGGGAGTTCATGATCTATGCCACGAACGACATTGGAGATGGTCCCCAGAGTGACATCATCAAATCACGGTCAGGGCAGGACGCACCTAAAGACAAGCCTAAAAACTTGAAGAAGGGGGTTGTGACGGCTCGCACAGTCAGCCTGACATGGGACAGAGTGACAGTGGATCGCGGCAGTGTTGATGGATACATT TCCTACCACTGGTTCAAGACCATCGAAACCCAGAATGACCAGGAAACACCTGTGAGGACACGCCGCCGGCGTGAGATTCCTGTGGGTGCTCAGACCTATAAGCTGAATGCGACCAGCCAGCCCTCCCAGTCTGGCACAGTTCGAGGACTCACACCTTTTTCAAGTTACACGCTGGTTCTTAAGGCATTCAATAGTGGAGGGGAGGGACCAGAGAGTGATGCCATCACGTTTGACACTAATGAAGATG TCCCTGGTATAGTCGCTGATGTTGATGTTACACCTTTTGCTAAGTACATCTTTGCCCAGTGGGGTCCCCCATTGGAGAGCAATGGTGTGTTGCTAGGTTACGCCATAGCAGCTGTTAAACATACGCAAGGTCAACCTGATCCACCCATGAATTCAGTCAAGTTCACCGAGCTCGGTACAAACAAGCTGGAGCATTTATTTGAAGACGTGGAACAAGAGAGCCACTATATCATCTACTTGAAAGCGAAGACCAGGATAGGCTATGGGCCTGTGTACACGGAGAGGGTAGATACTATCAAGCCAAGTG CTCCTGCAAAGCCTCGAGCGCCTTTTGTTGTTGGGTATGAAACCGACAGTGTAAATGTCACGTTTCTATTTGGAAAGACTAAAGGGGGGTACCCAACCGAGTTCAAAGTCAAGTACCGAAACAAGG CGAGTAGCGATAATAGCTACAAGGAGACTTCGTGGTCCAACCATTTCGAGAAGCGGTGGGTGATAGTTGGCGGCCTGTCTCAAGACCTCTATGAGTTTATAACTGTGGGTAGGAATGACCTGGGTGAAAGTATCGATAGCCCCCCTGCTGATGGACGTCCTGTGCCGTATGTTG gCGTGGGTCAGCGGGCTACCCCTCTGCACAAGTCCACGTGGTTCATAGTTCTGCTCGTGCTCATCGCGCTGTTGCTGCTCTTCGTGGTCATCGTGGTCCTCTATCGCAAGAGGGGCGGGGCTAAGTACCAAGTCGGCAAGCGCGAGAAGGAGCGTGCGGGCATGCTGGACCAGATGCCTGATGAAGAAGATAACATCGAGATGGCAGG ACGCGGAGACGATAACCCTCCGCCGTACAGCGACGGCTCAATAGGCAGGGGCAGTGATGACGACAAGGACAGTCTAGATGACTATGGCGAAGGGCCGCAGTTCAAAGAGGATGGGTCCTTCATCGAAGAGTATGGAGACGATAAGAAGAAACTTACTgatggcaaaaacgacaaaaaTGCCGCGGCTACGTTCGTGTAA
- the LOC5517404 gene encoding protein SHQ1 homolog translates to MLTPRFELTQDDNFVIVEIKTPYVKISDVDFFIGGREFKFFVKPYFLRLNLPGEVIEDGREGAAYDVDKGTFTVKIPKLNVGQEFPDLDMITTLLAPKNKLPAPAGPMIEVVNDGEEKAASFNSDEIGGGGDADDGDDSSDFDWEIEQVFPHDNLKLSMEEEEKYGFARQKSGILKRRQEELFEIADIQSPESMSLSQIRTARLSSEDLKFDPEHYLADYFDEESIQHILAFRPPWTTGYRQSSVEPKAGNITVPEFQTSNSENEEINNQSENTVQLTEKEKDKMRRLPNKEYILDEGEQKSLLLGLVDIMFAYAYNYRTTEGENTVESAWTVNKLSATLSWFESFTSLHDVVSACCRRSLSYPLHRNWKICERVFEDTKALFDSGRHRLLRCLLEIHDLFNQDDPRYLLNDLYVTDYCVWIQKVSKKKLKSLAQSLHEYKLKISDVGWELDELVSAAKSLEEETDDENDDDEESTDDSDESSDDSGESTGDSDTSGESEQESGNATARSHQEDSNEPVNNLNSNAQLQESFESLSLQETFSTKQGLQSCDRDPEKVELELPESCGTFNADSSLPKAAAELQPNEDLSDSSTEENVEIKFFSSDLNENQSQKPKIVFLD, encoded by the exons ATGCTTACACCGCGATTTGAGCTCACACAAGATGATAACTTCGTGATTGTCGAGATTAAAACCCCATACGTAAAG ATTTCAgatgttgatttttttattggtgGAAGAGAGTTCAAGTTTTTTGTGAAGCCTTACTTTTTAAG GCTAAATCTCCCAGGAGAAGTGATAGAAGATGGTAGAGAAGGTGCAGCCTATGATGTTGATAAag GGACTTTCACTGTCAAGATACCCAAGCTGAATGTTGGACAGGAGTTTCCAGATCTTGACATGATAACTACTCTACTTGCACCTAAGAACAAGTTGCCAGCACCAGCAGGACCAATGATTGAAGTTGTCAATGATG gagaagaaaaggctGCATCTTTCAATTCGGATGAaattggtggtggtggtgatgctgatgatggtgatgatagcaGTGACTTTGACTGGGAGATTGAGCAAGTATTTCCCCAT GATAATCTTAAGTTAAGCATGGAAGAAGAGGAGAAATATGGTTTTGCAAGACAAAAGAGTGGTATTCTCAAACGAAGACAG GAGGAGTTGTTTGAGATAGCTGATATCCAGAGTCCAGAATCGATGTCATTATCTCAAATCAGAACTGCCCGACTCTCTTCTGAGGACCTTAAATTTGACCCTGAGCACTATCT AGCTGACTATTTTGATGAGGAATCAATTCAACATATACTGGCATTCAGACCCCCATGGACAACAGGTTACAGGCAGTCATCGGTAGAACCAAAG GCAGGAAATATTACTGTTCCAGAATTTCAGACCTCAAACAG TGAGAACGAAGAAATTAATAACCAGTCAGAAAATACAG TTCAACTTACAGAGAAGGAGAAAGATAAAATGAGAAGATTGCCAAACAAAGAAT ACATTCTAGATGAGGGTGAACAGAAGAGTCTACTGTTGGGGCTGGTGGACATCATGTTTGCATATGCGTATAACTATAGGACAACTGAGGGCGAGAACACT GTTGAATCCGCTTGGACAGTCAATAAACTCAGTGCTACCCTTTCTTGGTTTGAG TCGTTCACCAGTCTGCACGATGTCGTCTCAGCATGCTGCAGGCGCTCTCTAAGCTACCCTCTCCATCGGAACTGGAAGATATGTGAACGTGTTTTTGAGGACACCAAAGCTTTGTTTGACTCAG GGAGACATCGTTTGCTAAGGTGTCTGCTGGAAATTCATGACTTGTTCAACCAGGATGACCCTCGATACTTGCTGAACGATCTTTACGTTACCGATTACTGTGTCTGGATCCAGAAAGTCAG TAAAAAGAAGTTGAAATCGCTTGCACAAAGTCTTCACGAG TATAAACTAAAGATATCGGATGTTGGTTGGGAACTCGATGAACTAGTGTCAGCTGCAAAATCGCTCGAAGAAGAAACGGATGAtgagaatgatgatgatgaggaatcaactgatgatagtgatgaatcaagtgatgatagtggtgaatCAACCGGTGATAGCGACACGAGCGGTGAAAGTGAACAAGAAAGCGGAAACGCCACAGCTCGGAGTCACCAAGAAGATTCTAATGAACCTGTTAATAATCTTAACTCTAATGCTCAACTGCAGGAAAGCTTCGAGTCATTATCATTGCAGGAGACTTTTTCCACAAAACAAGGATTACAATCTTGCGACAGAGATCCCGAAAAAGTGGAGCTAGAACTTCCTGAGAGTTGCGGCACATTCAACGCGGACTCTAGTCTCCCAAAGGCTGCGGCTGAATTGCAGCCTAATGAAGATTTATCAGACTCTTCGACGGAGGAAAATGTGGAGATCAAATTTTTCAGTAGTGATCTGAACGAAAATCAAAGCCAGAAAcctaaaattgtttttttggaTTGA